TCAAGTAAAATACATTAAAAAACCAAATGGAGCAAAACCTGGCTATGTTATTTATGAAAATCAAAAAACGTATTACATTACCCCAGAATCAGACATTATCACACGACTGAAAAAACAATAGAAAAAGTCCGAACAGACCTCCTTCTCAAGCAAGGTTGCCATGTTCGGACTTTTTTATTCACAAAAATAAACGATACGGTTTTTCTTATCTTGTAGCGGACGATTATTTCCTTTTAAAATTTCTTCTTGAAACTGTGATAAAAACGCTCGTGATAGTTGATGACGTGCTTTAAAGACAAACCAGTTAATTGGGCCTTTTGTCGGCGGCGTTGTCAGTGAACCTACGTAATGAAAGTAAGATCGCTGTTTGGGTAAAAATAGCTCTGGATTGAAAATTTCAATATGCTCGTTTAGATCCCAACGTTGTGCCTTTTTTAGTGGTCCTTCTGGTAAAATGCCTGGCATAATATCACACAAAACACCTACTACCAGGTTAGTACCGTCACTTTTCATGTGTACCAAATGTATTTCTAAAGGTGCTTGTTGCTCGTCTAAGATGTGCTCGCTAGGCAGATGGTAATGGATATCAGTTAAACCATATTTTTCGCCTGCAAATACGACATAACTCTGACAATCAAAAGGAACAAAATGAATAGTATTTTTAAATTCCTT
The genomic region above belongs to Enterococcus saigonensis and contains:
- a CDS encoding carbonic anhydrase family protein, whose product is MKRNLDVPWSYGGKNGPEYWHTLCDWYAQGAKFAYQSPIAIETNDTVMGDKKHQLTFFYQVERFTEKEFKNTIHFVPFDCQSYVVFAGEKYGLTDIHYHLPSEHILDEQQAPLEIHLVHMKSDGTNLVVGVLCDIMPGILPEGPLKKAQRWDLNEHIEIFNPELFLPKQRSYFHYVGSLTTPPTKGPINWFVFKARHQLSRAFLSQFQEEILKGNNRPLQDKKNRIVYFCE